From Symphalangus syndactylus isolate Jambi chromosome X, NHGRI_mSymSyn1-v2.1_pri, whole genome shotgun sequence, the proteins below share one genomic window:
- the LOC129475444 gene encoding short transient receptor potential channel 6-like — MKACHDDNGVASPGVPAKRQDVAQNIEDCKVKLQQHVWALAGLQEVYGEETAPTLGEEAKGEKNKSLPATQPYKKLRHPHNLVLGPITPTFLAAQQKNRFNEHSSMIWAECKEIWTQGPKDYLFELWNMLDFGMLAILSASFIARFRAFWHASKAQSIIDVNDNLKDLTKVTLGDNVKYCNLARREWDPPDPGMVSEGLCAVAVVLSFSGIACILPANESFGPLQMLLGGAVKDIFRFMVIFIMV; from the exons ATGAAGGCATGTCATGATGACAATGGGGTGGCAAGCCCTGGGGTTCCAGCGAAAAGGCAAG ATGTGGCCCAAAACATTGAGGACTGCAAGGTAAAGCTGCAGCAGCATGTCTGGGCCCTTGCTGGTCTCCAGGAGGTATATGGGGAAGAGACAGCACCAACTCTGGGTGAagaagccaaaggagaaaaaaataaaagccttccTGCAACTCAGCCTTACAAAAA ACTTCGTCACCCCCACAACCTGGTGTTGGGTCCGATCACCCCAACATTCCTGGCTGCCCAAC AGAAAAACAGATTTAATGAGCACAGCAGCATGATATGGGCTGAATGTAAAGAAATTTGGACTCAAGGCCCCAAGGATTATTTGTTTGAGTTGTGGAATATGCTTGATTTTGGTATGTTAGCAATTTTATCGGCATCATTCATTGCAAGATTCAGGGCATTCTGGCATGCTTCCAAAGCCCAGAGCATCATTGATGTAAATGATAATTTGAAGGACTTGACAAAAGTAACATTGGGAGATAATGTGAAATACTGCAATTTGGCCAGGAGGGAGTGGGACCCCCCAGATCCTGGTATGGTGTCTGAAGGTCTTTGTGCAGTTGCTGTGGTTTTGAGTTTCTCTGGGATAGCTTGTATTTTGCCAGCAAATGAAAGCTTTGGACCTCTGCAGATGTTGCTTGGAGGAGCAGTCAAAGACATCTTCAGGTTCATGGTCATATTCATTATGGTG
- the LOC134735989 gene encoding short transient receptor potential channel 6-like has protein sequence CGLYDWNFNLYFYYIDVKQNEAFTTVEESFKTLFWAIFGLSAVKSVVINYNHKFIENIGYVLYGVYDVTMVIVLLNMLIAMITSSFQEIEDDADVEWKFARAKLWFSCFGEGRALPVPFNLVPGLGSLFCLLLKLKGWISELYPGS, from the coding sequence TGTGGCCTTTATGATTGGAATTTCAACCTCTACTTCTACTACATTGATGTAAAACAAAATGAAGCCTTCACAACAGTTGAAGAGAGTTTTAAGACACTGTTCTGGGCTATATTTGGACTTTCTGCAGTGAAATCAGTGGTCATCAACTATAACCACaaattcattgaaaacattggttATGTTCTTTATGGAGTCTATGATGTTACAATGGTCATTGTTTTGCTAAATATGTTAATTGCCATGATCACCAGTTCATTCCAGGAAATTGAGGATGACGCTGATGTGGAGTGGAAATTTGCAAGGGCCAAACTCTGGTTTTCCTGCTTTGGGGAGGGGAGAGCACTTCCTGTTCCCTTCAATCTGGTGCCAGGTCTGGGGTCCCTGTTTTGTCTCTTGCTGAAGCTTAAAGGGTGGATTTCTGAGCTCTACCCAGGGTCATAA